In Bombus vancouverensis nearcticus chromosome 1, iyBomVanc1_principal, whole genome shotgun sequence, a single genomic region encodes these proteins:
- the CDC50 gene encoding cell cycle control protein 50A isoform X1: MTSINEVSSLPKTKKPSDSAFKQQRLPAWQPILTAGTVLPTFFVIGIAFIPVGVGLLYFSDQVKEYILDYTDCNSTNIFRAKGMPVKCADIIAEGHSQPCYCKINFTLPSDFNGKIYMYYGLTNFYQNHRRYVKSRDDNQLLGKLSPDVSGDCEPFAYVGETPIVPCGAIANSLFSDDLTLFSLKHKAPVPLLKTGIAWPSDKNIKFRNPEGNLREVFKNFTKPKNWDKYIYELDNENESNNGFQNEDLIVWMRTAALPTFRKLYRRVNHTVDGFTEGLVAGNYTLTVNYTYPVSAFDGRKRMILSTTSLLGGKNPFLGIAYIVVGCICLLLGITLLIIHIKCSKSVTEMINVTPNTPYQE; the protein is encoded by the exons ATGACTTCTATTAACGAAGTTAGTTCGTTACCTAAAACAAAGAAACCTTCTG ACAGTGCATTTAAGCAGCAACGTTTACCTGCTTGGCAACCAATACTTACAGCTGGGACTGTTTTACCAACATTTTTTGTGATTGGGATTGCTTTTATACCAGTTGGAGTTGGATTGCTTTATTTTTCTGATCAAGTTAAAGAATACATTTTAGATTATACAGATTGTAATTCTACAAATATCTTTCGTGCAAAAGGAATGCCTGTTAAATGTGCGGATATTATAGCAGAAGGTCATAGTCAACCttgttattgtaaaataaattttactttgCCTTCTGACTTCAAtggaaaaatttatatgtattatgGTTTGACTAATTTTTATCAGAATCACAGACGATATGTAAAATCAAGAGATGATAATCAACTGTTAGGAAAATTGAGTCCTGATGTCTCTGGGGATTGTGAACCATTTGCTTATGTTGGAGAAACACCTATTGTACCATGTGGTGCTATTGCTAACTCATTATTTAGTGATGATTTAACattattttctttaaaacaCAAAGCTCCTGTACCATTATTAAAGACTGGTATAGCTTGGCCCtcagataaaaatattaaatttagaaaTCCAGAGGGTAACTTAAGAGAAGTATTTAAGAATTTTACAAAACCAAAAAATTGggataaatatatttatgagTTAGATAATGAAAATGAAAGCAATAATGGTTTTCAAAATGAAGACTTGATTGTTTGGATGAGAACTGCTGCTTTGCCTACTTTTAGAAAACTTTACCGCAGAGTAAATCATACAGTAGATGGCTTCACTGAAGGTCTAGTAGCAGGGAATTATACACTTACTGTTAATTATA CATATCCTGTGTCTGCCTTTGATGGCAGAAAAAGAATGATTTTAAGCACTACTTCTCTTCTTGGTGGAAAGAATCCTTTTCTTGGCATTGCTTATATAGTTGTAGGATGTATTTGTTTGTTGTTAGGCATtacattattaataatacacaTCAAATGTTCTAAAAG tgTAACAGAGATGATAAATGTGACTCCAAATACACCATATCAAGAATAA
- the blw gene encoding ATP synthase subunit alpha blw, mitochondrial has protein sequence MALQSLRLAPSIARQLSNTTVQVKWRLAIPSSKFHVSSSRRSAEISSILEERILGATAKANLEETGRVLSIGDGIARVYGLKNIQADEMVEFSSGLKGMALNLEPDNVGVVVFGNDRHIKEGDIVKRTGAIVDVPVGEELLGRVVDALGNPIDGKGPLNSKLRFRIGTKAPGIIPRVSVREPMQTGIKAVDSLVPIGRGQRELIIGDRQTGKTALAIDTIINQKRFNDAGDEKKKLYCIYVAIGQKRSTVAQIVKRLTDSGAINYTIIVSATASDAAPLQYLAPYSGCAMGEFFRDNGKHALIIYDDLSKQAVAYRQMSLLLRRPPGREAYPGDVFYLHSRLLERAAKMNESLGGGSLTALPVIETQAGDVSAYIPTNVISITDGQIFLETELFYKGIRPAINVGLSVSRVGSAAQTKAMKQVAGSMKLELAQYREVAAFAQFGSDLDAATQQLLNRGVRLTELLKQGQYVPMAIEEQVAVIYCGVRGYLDKMEPSKITAFEKEFLAHIRTTQRDLLNTIAKDNTISEASDAKLKQVVTDFLASFSG, from the exons ATGGCTCTTCAATCCTTACGTTTGGCTCCTTCGATCGCAAGACAATTGTCGAATACTACGGTTCAG GTCAAATGGCGCCTTGCTATACCCTCTTCCAAATTCCATGTATCTAGCAGTCGGCGCTCTGCTGAAATTTCTTCCATTTTGGAAGAACGTATTCTTGGCGCAACCGCTAAG GCTAATCTTGAAGAAACTGGAAGAGTGCTTAGCATTGGTGATGGTATTGCCCGTGTTTAtggtttaaaaaatattcaagcAGATGAGATGGTGGAATTTAGTTCAGGATTAAAAGGCATGGCTTTGAACTTGGAGCCTGATAATGTTGGTGTTGTCGTTTTTGGCAATGATAGACACATTAAGGAAGGTGACATTGTCAAACGTACTGGAGCTATTGTTGATGTTCCGGTTGGAGAGGAATTGCTGGGACGTGTTGTAGATGCGTTAGGTAATCCTATAGATGGTAAAGGACCACTTAATAGTAAATTGAGATTCCGTATTGGTACGAAAGCACCTGGCATCATTCCTAG GGTGTCTGTAAGAGAACCTATGCAGACTGGAATCAAAGCTGTAGATTCCCTAGTACCTATTGGTCGTGGTCAACGTGAATTAATCATTGGAGACAGACAAACTGGAAAAACTGCTCTTGCTATTGATACAATTATTAATCAAAAACGATTTAATGATGCTGGAGATGAGAAGAAAAAGTTGTACTGTATTTATGTTGCTATTGGCCAAAAAAGATCCACTGTTGCACAAATAGTAAAACGTTTGACAGACAGTGGTGCTATTAATTATACTATCATTGTTTCTGCAACTGCTTCTGATGCAGCACCTCTTCAGTATTTGGCTCCATACTCTGGATGTGCAATGGGAGAATTTTTCag AGATAATGGAAAGCATGCTTTAATTATTTATGACGATTTGTCGAAACAAGCTGTTGCTTATCGACAAATGTCTTTACTGTTGAGACGACCACCAGGTCGGGAAGCCTATCCTGGTGATGTATTCTATCTCCACTCTCGTCTTCTTGAGCGAGCGGCTAAAATGAATGAAAGTTTGGGAGGTGGTTCATTAACAGCTTTGCCTGTTATCGAGACACAAGCTGGTGATGTGTCTGCTTATATTCCCACAAATGTTATTTCTATTACCGACGGACAAATTTTCTTAGAAACGGAATTGTTCTATAAGGGTATTCGTCCTGCAATTAATGTAGGTTTATCAGTATCTCGTGTCGGCTCTGCTGCTCAGACTAAGGCTATGAAACAA gTCGCTGGATCCATGAAATTGGAGTTGGCTCAATATCGTGAAGTAGCAGCTTTTGCACAATTTGGTTCTGATTTGGATGCTGCAACTCAGCAATTGCTGAATCGTGGTGTTAGATTGACAGAACTTCTAAAACAGGGACAATATG TACCCATGGCTATTGAAGAACAAGTAGCTGTTATCTATTGTGGTGTCCGCGGGTATCTTGATAAGATGGAACCTTCTAAAATCACAGCTTTTGAAAAAGAATTCCTCGCCCATATTAG AACCACTCAACGAGATCTTTTAAACACTATTGCTAAAGACAACACAATTAGTGAAGCTTCTGATGCTAAATTAAAGCAAGTTGTTACTGACTTCCTTGCTTCCTTCTCAGGCTAA
- the CDC50 gene encoding cell cycle control protein 50A isoform X2 encodes MTSINEVSSLPKTKKPSDSAFKQQRLPAWQPILTAGTVLPTFFVIGIAFIPVGVGLLYFSDQVKEYILDYTDCNSTNIFRAKGMPVKCADIIAEGHSQPCYCKINFTLPSDFNGKIYMYYGLTNFYQNHRRYVKSRDDNQLLGKLSPDVSGDCEPFAYVGETPIVPCGAIANSLFSDDLTLFSLKHKAPVPLLKTGIAWPSDKNIKFRNPEGNLREVFKNFTKPKNWDKYIYELDNENESNNGFQNEDLIVWMRTAALPTFRKLYRRVNHTVDGFTEGLVAGNYTLTVNYTYPVSAFDGRKRMILSTTSLLGGKNPFLGIAYIVVGCICLLLGITLLIIHIKCSKSKLM; translated from the exons ATGACTTCTATTAACGAAGTTAGTTCGTTACCTAAAACAAAGAAACCTTCTG ACAGTGCATTTAAGCAGCAACGTTTACCTGCTTGGCAACCAATACTTACAGCTGGGACTGTTTTACCAACATTTTTTGTGATTGGGATTGCTTTTATACCAGTTGGAGTTGGATTGCTTTATTTTTCTGATCAAGTTAAAGAATACATTTTAGATTATACAGATTGTAATTCTACAAATATCTTTCGTGCAAAAGGAATGCCTGTTAAATGTGCGGATATTATAGCAGAAGGTCATAGTCAACCttgttattgtaaaataaattttactttgCCTTCTGACTTCAAtggaaaaatttatatgtattatgGTTTGACTAATTTTTATCAGAATCACAGACGATATGTAAAATCAAGAGATGATAATCAACTGTTAGGAAAATTGAGTCCTGATGTCTCTGGGGATTGTGAACCATTTGCTTATGTTGGAGAAACACCTATTGTACCATGTGGTGCTATTGCTAACTCATTATTTAGTGATGATTTAACattattttctttaaaacaCAAAGCTCCTGTACCATTATTAAAGACTGGTATAGCTTGGCCCtcagataaaaatattaaatttagaaaTCCAGAGGGTAACTTAAGAGAAGTATTTAAGAATTTTACAAAACCAAAAAATTGggataaatatatttatgagTTAGATAATGAAAATGAAAGCAATAATGGTTTTCAAAATGAAGACTTGATTGTTTGGATGAGAACTGCTGCTTTGCCTACTTTTAGAAAACTTTACCGCAGAGTAAATCATACAGTAGATGGCTTCACTGAAGGTCTAGTAGCAGGGAATTATACACTTACTGTTAATTATA CATATCCTGTGTCTGCCTTTGATGGCAGAAAAAGAATGATTTTAAGCACTACTTCTCTTCTTGGTGGAAAGAATCCTTTTCTTGGCATTGCTTATATAGTTGTAGGATGTATTTGTTTGTTGTTAGGCATtacattattaataatacacaTCAAATGTTCTAAAAG CAAACTAATGTAA
- the Rad23 gene encoding UV excision repair protein Rad23 → MIITLKNLQQQTFTVEIDPSQTVKDLKQKIETQKGFPAKYQKLIYAGKILTDDHPLAEYNIDEKKFIVVMVTKLKTGNGHTTTEEEHTTNTDNKEESSTTSSVAQPSSNPTVQGASNPTNTVQEQSEASTTAGCVGGQAESALLMGEDYNTMVNNIVDMGYEREQVEQALRASFNNPDRAVEYLLTGIPAQLFEDLPEDQLEAQEQLQDHGQHPLAFLRMQPQFQQMRQVIQQNPQLLNAVLQQIGQTNPALLQLISQNQEAFVRMLNEPVETTGGTGGRTTPVSAANVTPPTAPGGISGGLGAGIGAGSDVEASVIQVTPQDKEAIERLKALGFPEHLVVQAYFACEKNENLAANFLLSQSLDD, encoded by the exons ATGATTATAACACTAAAAAACTTGCAGCAGCAGACGTTTACAGTAGAAATTGATCCATCGCAAACA GTAAAAGATTTGAAACAAAAGATTGAGACTCAAAAAGGTTTTCCTGCTAAATATCAAAAGTTAATATATGCTG GAAAAATATTAACAGATGATCACCCATTAGCAGAATATAATATAGACGAAAAGAAGTTTATAGTTGTTATGGTGACAAAACTAAAAACTGGTAATGGACATACAACGACTGAAGAGGAACATACTACAAATACAGATAATAAAGAAGAAAGTAGTACAACCAG CTCAGTAGCACAACCTAGTTCAAACCCTACTGTTCAGGGAGCATCAAATCCTACTAATACTGTACAAGAGCAATCTGAAGCAAGTACTACTGCTGGATGTGTTGGAGGTCAAGCTGAAAGTGCCTTGTTAATGGGTGAAGATTATAATACTATGGTGAACAATATTGTGGATATGGG atacgAACGTGAACAAGTTGAACAAGCATTGAGAGCAAGTTTCAACAATCCTGATAGGGCTGTTGAATACCTTTTAACAGGAATACCAGCTCAGCTTTTTGAAGATTTACCAGAAGATCAACTTGAAGCACAAGAACAACTTCAAGATCATGGTCAGCATCCACTAGCGTTTTTGCGAATGCAACCTCAATTTCAACAAATGCGTCAAGTCATTCAACAAAATCCTCAGTTATTAAATGCTGTTCTACAACAAATTGGACAAACTAACCCTGCACTGTTACAACTTATTTCACAAAATCAAGAAGCATTTGTGCGTATGCTTAATGAGCCTG TAGAAACTACTGGTGGTACAGGAGGGAGAACTACACCTGTATCCGCAGCTAATGTTACACCACCAACTGCTCCTGGTGGTATAAGTGGAGGTCTTGGCGCTGGTATAGGAGCAGGATCGGATGTAGAAGCTTCTGTAATTCAGGTAACACCTCAGGATAAAGAAGCTATTGAGAGGCTGAAGGCACTAGGATTTCCGGAGCATTTAGTTGTACAAGCCTATTTTGCGtgtgaaaaaaatgaaaatctgGCTGCTAACTTTTTGCTGTCACAAAGTCTTGATGACTGA
- the Gbeta5 gene encoding guanine nucleotide-binding protein subunit beta-5 — MDSVTESEHIEKLIKEAESLKIRLEDERQKLNDITLASVADRLEIISCINVKPRRVLKGHQAKVLCSDWSPDKRHIVSSSQDGKMIIWDAFTTNKEHALTMPTIWVMACAYAPSGTLVACGGLDNKVTVYPLSQEDDVSTRKKTVATHTSYMSCCVFPNSDQQILTGCGDSTCSLWDVESGQLLQNFLGHSSDVMSIDLAPSEIGNTFVSGSCDKMVLIWDMRTGQCVQSFEGHQSDVNSVKFHPGGDAVATGSDDATCRLFDLRADREIAVYAKESIIFGANAVDLSVSGRLLFAGYNDYTVNIWDTLKCQRVAFLYGHENRVSCLRVSPDGTALSTGSWDSTLRVWA; from the exons ATGGATTCTGTTACTGAGTCAGAACATATagagaaattaataaaagaagCTGAAAGCCTAAAAATACGTTTAGAAGATGAACGACAGAAATTGAACGATATTACCC tTGCTAGTGTAGCAGATAGACTTGAAATAATTAGTTGCATTAATGTAAAACCACGTCGTGTATTAAAAGGTCATCAAGCAAAAGTTCTTTGCTCTGATTGGTCACCAGataaacgtcatatcgtatctTCCTCACAG GATGGCAAAATGATAATATGGGATGCTTTTACAACAAATAAAGAACATGCTCTTACTATGCCAACTATCTGGGTTATGGCTTGTGCTTATGCTCCAAGTGGTACTCTTGTTGCTTGCGG GGGGTTAGATAATAAAGTAACTGTATATCCTTTGAGTCAAGAAGATGATGTATCAACTCGTAAAAAAACTGTTGCTACACATACATCTTATATGTCTTGTTGTGTATTTCCTAATAGTGATCAACAAATTCTAACGGGTTGTGGAGATAGTACTTGTTCTTTATGGGATGTAGAAAGTGGACAACTGTTACAAAATTTTCTTGGTCACTCAAGTGATGTTATGTCTATTGATTTAGCACCAAGTGAAATTGGTAATACATTTGTTTCTGGTAGTTGTGATAAAATGGTTTTGATATGGGATATGCGGACTGGTCAATGTGTTCAAAGTTTTGAAGGACATCAATCTGATGTTAATTCT GTAAAATTTCATCCAGGTGGTGATGCAGTGGCAACAGGTTCTGATGATGCAACTTGCCGTCTTTTTGATCTACGTGCAGATAGAGAAATAGCAGTTTATGCAAAAGAAAGTATAATATTTGGAGCAAATGCAGTCGATCTAAGCGTTAGTGGACGTTTACTGTTTGCTGGTTATAATGATTATACTGTAAATATATGGGATACTCTAAAATGTCAACGAGTTGCGTTTTTATATGGACATGAAAATCGAGTATCTTGTTTACGAGTTTCTCCAGATGGAACTGCTCTTTCAACTGGAAGCTGGGATTCAACTCTACGAGTTTGggcttaa
- the Dpm3 gene encoding dolichyl-phosphate mannosyltransferase subunit 3: MTKLMEWLLFAVLFFSIWIAAITESVNLSFIKEWKQFVLLLPPIALFVCSLYAATIILYRVLTFNNCEHAAIELQEQIEEAKKDLQNKGVVLKCK, from the exons ATGACAAAACTAATGGAGTGGCTTTTATttgctgttttattttttagtatATGGATTGCTGCAATTACTGAAAGTgttaatttatcatttatcaAAGAATGGAAACAATTTGTCCTCCTTCTTCCACCCATTGCTTTATTTGTATGCAGTCTATATGCAGctactattattttatatagagTTCTTACATTTAACAACTGTGAACATGCAGCTATTGAATTGCAGGAA CAAATAGAGGAAGCTAAGAAAGATCTTCAGAATAAAGGTGTGGTCTTAAAGTGCAAGTGA